TCCCTGACCCGACATAGATGTGAATTGGTTCCCCCGCTAAATTTGACTCCGCAAACTTGACGGACTTAGGCACTGGATCAAAGACTTTAATCCCCTCCAGCTGCTGCTTCAAGGTATTGATTACGTCCTGCGTCATTACTGTATTTTTTTCTGCCATTGTGGGCAATACACCTAAAATCTTCAGACGCGGATTCAGCCGCTTCTTGACACTTCCAACTGTCTCCAGTAATGCCTCCAATCCTTTGAGGGCAAAAAACTGACACTGGACGGGAATGAGGAGCGTATCGGCAGCAGCAAGAGCGTTAACGGTTAACAATCCTAAGCTGGGAGGGCAATCAATCAGGATGTGCTGGAATTTCTCCCTAGCTGGCTCTAGCCTTTCTTTCAGGATGTAGAAGTTTCCCACCTTGCCGAGCAGTTCTGTTTCCCCTTTAGCTAGCGAGATATCAGCAGGCAACAGATTTAGACCGGATTTAGTTGCTACAACTGCATCCAAAATCTCAGCAGTCTCTGTAATCACTTCATAGGTTGTGAGTTGGTTGTC
Above is a genomic segment from Chroococcidiopsis sp. SAG 2025 containing:
- a CDS encoding ParA family protein encodes the protein MITAIANQKGGVAKTTSTISLGGLLAQQFSCLAIDLDPQGNLTTGLGVEVSDNQLTTYEVITETAEILDAVVATKSGLNLLPADISLAKGETELLGKVGNFYILKERLEPAREKFQHILIDCPPSLGLLTVNALAAADTLLIPVQCQFFALKGLEALLETVGSVKKRLNPRLKILGVLPTMAEKNTVMTQDVINTLKQQLEGIKVFDPVPKSVKFAESNLAGEPIHIYVGSGKLVQPYRALIKQMVAES